GAACGAAGACAAGTTAATAATATACAAAATGAACAGGAAAATATAAGACGTGCATATATGACCCGCTTGCTCTTTACAGGATAACCTGCTAAATATGCTTTTTagaaatagaaaattattactttatttcctttttacttatcaaaaaaagaaattgaaaaatgaatgaaatacCTCTAACAGGGCCTTTGATGAGTTCCTCCCAGTGGGTAATTTACATAGCTTTGCCACAGTCATGGAAGGTTTAGATAAAGGTATCACTGCAGGAAACTCCATGGCAGAGACAGATGGTCTTCTCTCATGCTGAGATACTAAGGCAGATAGGCTAGCATCATCATAGAAATGTAGTAGCCCAGGGTTTGTCAACACAAAAAGATCAGCTTTGTGGTTACCCCCTATCGGTCCATCATTTGGTAATAAAATCATGTGTGCAAAAGAGCCAGTGAGTGTAAGATCTGCACGACCCACACATCTTAATTTCCCAGATGACCATTCAAGAGTTACAACCTGTAACAGAGGATTTTCAAAGAGCAGCTTTCCACATGCTAAAAGAAATCCACATTAAAGAAGCACCATTCCACCAACATAGTACTTGTCAGATTGAACTGACAGCAATACCATCTaggattttatattttcaagttTACAGTTTAAACTGGTCAAGCTGAACATAGTAAAGACCAGAAATTTTTCACTTGGCATTGCTTTTAATTACAATCATACTATCATCTTAACCAGCTTTGGTATCCCaggttttctttccttttttctttttggaaaacaaagaaaggatttttctttaaattaacaTCTTCTAttctttgaaaatataaaaaattgtgtgTGAAAAACTCACAGCAGTTTTGAATACATTAATATCTTTGAAAAGAGCTTAAGCTTTTCACTAACTACATCAAATTTATATAATACAACCCCAatccaaataaaagaaattaaagggaATGTTAAATAGCTATAGATGAATAACACACCGTCAAAACTTCTTCAGATCCTATTTCATCACCACCATAGATAAAAAGCTGACCATCACAGTCATTACGGGATTTTTGGTTTTTGCACCACTGTAAGACAATAACAGGGAGTCTCCTTTCTGCAGATGATAATTGTAGCTTAACAATATTGTTGGATGACGATATAACTTGTTGGCTTTTACTAGATGCGGCACATGATGTGTTCCAGAACAAAATATCCCCATTGATGTATCCCACAGCCAGAATGGACCCATTGGAAGATGCCCAACAAAGTGCGCTTATCTCTTTCTCTTCTAGATGATGTTCCAATGTATCATCTGGAAGATTAGTATCAACTTCACTTGAAGAAGAATCAACAACTCCGTCCTTCAATTGGAGATCGTTACCACCTCCAACAAAGAGAATTTGACCTTTAGAAACATCCCAAAGAATAATCATCCCATTCTGATATGCAATCAacaatctgaaaaaaaaaaaatttgccataAGTCCAAATAGACAAATAGATTTTCTAATCTTTTTGGATACACTTTAGAATTGCTTAAGGAGAGTCATGATTAATCCATGACTTAGACATAATCTCTGGTTACAATTGTTTAAACCAATATGAATTTAGTTCCTTAATCTAACAAATACAATATTCCTGGATAGGTTATCGTATtgccaattttaaaaataattgttggGAAGCAATTCCtgtttcaaattcaaaagcTGGAAAATAAAGTGGAAAGCTTTAGAAGCTGCTTGTGTCTTGCCTATTCCCAGAAGAAGAAGGTTGAGGAAGGACTCCAACAATAGGTTGGTCGCTAGGAAAAGAAAACCCAGCAGCTTCTGTTAAATAGCACTAAACAGGTTCAGTAAATAAATATTGAAGCAAATTAGAACCACAAATACTCAATTAACATATGTAAGATATAATTATATCTAAAAGACTAAGACATCATATAAGAAACCATCATTTTATTAGTGCATCATGGAAGTTCTGAAAGTTAGATTTAACTTGGTTACATGTAGAAAATCATAAAAGTATGTTACTAACATGTCTAAAAGAAGCTATTGAAATAAACTCAATGCAATAGGTTCGTGCCAACAGAAATGAACAGTTTCAATCAGCCAGTAGATTTATGTATGATTGATGTAAAGTTGCATAAGATATGAGACTCTAAACAACAGTAATTTTATGTGTTATCATATAAACATGTATGCTTAATTGATCTCATGTGTCAGTAACAAGTAATAGTACCTTAAACTGGCAAACGGTTGTCCAAAATACACATGTAAATGCTCATTAAAATTCCATTTCATGACCTATTGAGCTTGGCATGTACATCAAAGACCAGTGACTGCACCAGCAAGGAGAACCAATATGTGTCGATTATTAGGTTGGAAGTGTTGAGGtccaaaaaaaagggaaaaagatgCGAGTTAACAGAAGATCTGACCctaaattaattgtaattggaaAGAGGGATTACATCGCTGAACTCAGCAATGGGGGATTAGGTTTACTTTGACTTGAATTAATTTATGCTTCGTCTACTCTAAATTCAGCACATCATGTTGCAGAATTCACATCCATCTACATATTTGAGGAATCTAAAGAAAAATTTGTAGAAAGGAAAGCAATATTTGACCACATAAATTAGTTAGAAAAGTGCTAGCAACTATCACATCATCACATTGCTATTATGAGTACCATGTATGCATCAGTTATCaccattaaaaagaaagaaaaggagaattTACCACTTATAGATTTTGCAGAAATATGATAAGGCAACTGGAAAAGTTTTCCATCCTCGGCCTCAAACTTCAACACAGACATCAAACCATCTTCATCACCGACATACCTGCATGTTGTAACAGAGTAACATGCCATGAAGTTATTGCCAAATACCTTGTTCCATTTCAAGCAAAATAGGAGCTGATTAAGATGATCTGTtaccaatttcaaatttttgtcatAACGTACATGAAGTGGGAGCCACTGATCACAGAAAATGCAGTTATATTGGATGCCCAGTGTAAACAAGAAGCTATGCACCTGCTCTCAAGACTCCAAACCTGCCAAAAATAAACAAGCTATTAATCAATTGATCTATAAACACTATTTTAATGTTCAAGCACCTCCCTAACATTTGAAAATCATAGCACCTGACGACCAACTAAGATTAAGTCAACTGTCTGGCTACTAGCAAGTATTACCCACCTACATTGAATTGCTACATTTTCATTATTCTGCTACATGGTTACCAGAAAACAATAAATATGGATAAGAACCAACAATGAACACCACCACCAATGCTAAATGATTAATGAGGAGACAGTTGATGTTGATGACTATTGATAGGGATATTAACGAGACACACAATATAAATGTTCAATCAAGTTCTCTTGTTGTTCTTCAATAATGCCAAATGCTAAAGTCATTtttgataaagaaaaatagGTACTGCAAAGTTGATTAAGATTCAATACCTGAATATCGTTGTCATTTGAAATGCTGACTAAATAACCCTGGTTTTGGAGAAACTGCCAAAAAGATACTAAGTATTAATCTGCtgctaaaaacaaaaaggaaagaatggAAAATTTCCCAtgagtttataaagataaaagggTTGATAATGTTCACAACAAACTAACATTGCCTACTTTATAAATATCAGCATTATAAAATTCGACACAGTTTATCTCATTGTCCAAGTATGTATGGCATATATTAGTAATAAAATCAGCATTGCTTTATCTTGTTGTCCAACACACACAAAACTAATATTCCATGTTTCTAAATGAATCATTCAAAAAATCCACTCCAGAAATTATGGTATGAGTATCGGTATCATCATAGGGATATGTCTCTTGGCTTCCTAGAAGTCTTTGATTCTAAGTGTCTTCAGACTTTCTAGCCATTTTTCTAACTCTCCGTATAAATGAGAAAGAGACTGTGTGTGTGAACTGGGGAAAATCACAATATTGATTTTCAGGTTCTTCATATTAAAGTTGAATACTTGCAAACTTTAAAATCAACTGAAGTAGAGCAGGTACATACCTCTATGTTTTTGTAAGGTAATTGCTTCGGGGATATAAGAAGTCCTTCAATGCCATCTCCACCAACAACTTTAATTCTTCCATCCCTACATTAGAATCATAGCGATAAGGACACCATGTTGTGCCCTGTACTATCCATTTCTTAATTTAAGTTGCTAAATGATGTAATAACAATTATAATGCCATGAAAAATGTCTTGTACACAGTTTTCACTGAACACCAGGAAACTTTTGCGCAGCCAGATTAGATAGCCAATAGCTGTCCAACAAGCCAATGAACAGGCTCAGCAGTATGGGATTGCCTGGCCTTCATCCATGATCAAGAACCTGGCCAATTAGGCCCTGAATATTGTAAATTCTAACCCNNNNNNNNNNNNNNNNNNNNNNNNNNNNNNNNNNNNNNNNNNNNNNNNNNNNNNNNNNNNNNNNNNNNNNNNNNNNNNNNNNNNNNNNNNNNNNNNNNNNAACAACTTGAATGAAGAATTTATTTGAAACTGTGGTtaaattatttatcattatcaaaattagaaacttaAGAAATAAATCACAGTAAAACCtcaaaactatttatttttttcctttatctaAATTTCTTGCCAAGCAGGATGCTCCAACTTGAAAtgggaatttatttattttcaattttttgggaTGCCGAATTTTGAACCCAGATTGACTAGGCTTCCTCTTCAAAATCTTGAAAAGTTTCTTAAGTAGTCTCTTAGTTCACTGTTCTTGTCTCTATCAACTCTTGTCTTCCTAAAATATAAAGACAGTTTGATTAATTCTTCACTGAAGAGTTGAAACCGTGCAATTTGGTTAAATTGTTAGTgataatcacatatatatacatatcaaACTCGCTAAGCCACCGTGCACTTGTGCAAAATGAAGGATGCCAAGTTGGATGCTTGTGCATTACGAAATCATTTAAATTTAAGAGCTGATTGACACTATCAGTCTGTCACATCAGCAATATGAGATAAtggtgaaataaaaatattgctTCTCTTTTATCAATTGCCTCTTTTCGGCCTTGTACCacgaataaattaataaaacctGTCATGATTTACAATGTCCGGAAGAGACATTTATGCCACAGTTACATAACTTACATGAAGGGCTATGGAAACTCAGATGCACTATAAGAGCATGGCCTCTTGCTTGTCAGCTGGATTAAAAGCTACAGAAGATGTACTTAACTGTAGTCCGATTGCTGGTCTTAGGTCTATGAGAAAAATCACTGGAATTCTCGGAATGGCATAATGTTAAAGCACATGCAAATTAGGCAAGACTTCTTCTCATATATGCCACCATTTTCGAGCTTCCATGGCCTTGACAAGCTCGTTAGCCAATGACGCAAAGTCTTCAGCTCCACTCTGCAGCTCTTCAGTGCGCCTGCTGATTCTCTGATGGGAGTAACAAGAAAGGGTAGTTCAGGGGCCAATCAAGAAGTGCTTGAAGGTATAAAACTTACAAGGACAAGTTGAGATGGAAGTACATCAAGATGTtcattactttctttctttttactttggttttttgtttttttcttcaaacgataGAAGAATCTATAATTTCCAAAAATCACATTTCCATGGTGGAATGAGTCCCAGAGCTCCTTGAAAGGGACAAGAAGTACTAGTAGGCTACAAGGCCATTGGTAAATTTTCATTAACTTGACCATGACTAAACATTAAAGTTCAATCTTTAGAACAATGTAATAGAGGCATGAACTGTCATTCTTttctccaactttttttttataggtcTATTGTTCTGATCTCCTCTCTTTTCCTAGGAATAGAATCAAGTGTAAAGCAATAATCCAACCCAGATACCAAATGAGTTCTTATGGAAATACCCAGTGGATAACCTACCTCCAGTTTTTCCTGCCTCTCCATGAGCTTGTCTTTTGCATGTGCAGCCACTGAAGAAGCATCCTGACATCAGATAACACAATCCATTCAGTGAGCGGGTGTTAAAATATGGAAAAAGAAGGCTAGTTAAACTAAAACCATCATATGAAATTACCCCAGCTTTTCTATATGTAGCTATAATTTCTTCGGGTGTTCTAATTCTGGGTTTTGAATCATCAGTCCCACcttgaaataatttttccctCTCCGTCCCCTTCTCTGTAGGGGAAAAACAATTTTATTCATCAATCTGtatgagttaaaacatacatGAGATAAAGATTAACAAGCCAGATTTAcctctctttatatttttagaatCATCAGATGAAGTAGAGGCCATGGGTAGCGGTTCATCTATTTCGATGTCATCTATACCAAAAGCATGAAGTGGAGAAAACATTCAACAGAAAAGtacagccaaaaaaaaaaagattcaacaGAAAGAACCACTCAAAAGAAgacaacaaaaaggaaaagagtgtaGAGATAGGTGTGCAGATCAGAACCTATATTAAGCTCCTCTTCTTCCTGATTATCTGTAACAGCTGAAGATGGGTCTGAGAATGGGGGCTTCAAAAATATGCCCTCTAAATGAGTAAAATTGGATTTAGGAGACATGCTAAAATCCTCCGCATGGACCATTTTTCCCCCTTTAAGACCTTTGATGATACCACCTAGAATTCCAGGTTGGTTACCCTGTAGCAACACAGAAAAAACTATGTGAGGAATATCAATAGTCTTCAGAATAAAATCTTCCAATATCAGATACTATTTCTTTGAACCTGCTTTTTCTTCTGATTCATAGAGAAACTAAGGGCAGCATCAGCAGCAGCCGCAAGAACTTTATCATGAAAACAAGGTAAAGATTCCGGAATCCTAGAATAGCACAGCATAGCCCATTGTAAAAtctaatcttttttatttaagaattatACAATGATCTTCATGCTTGAATTCATGTATCCATTATAACATTAGCTTCACAAATATACCTGAAATCATTTTCTCCAGCTAATAAAGATATGAACGCCAATTCACACCCACTTGCCTGTAGAAGCTCCTCAACATCAGACAAATTGAATAAGTCATCAAAACTAAAAGTCTTTCAGACTACAAGAATTATAAGTAAAAACATGTGTTTGGCTAAAATATGTAGAATTAACAGACCAACCAGTCATGAACACAATACCAGTGCAATCTGCCCATTATCTGAAGAACTCATTGACTTGTCCATGTCTGCCTTAAAATTCCACCTTAGAATTGACATTAAAGAGCTTTCTTTCACCAATTCTAAATCTGTCAAAGATCTGCCAAAGTAAAGTTATCACAAGTATCAATTATTTGGCAATTAGTGATGCTAGCAGGACGTGCTGTCTTAACAAGGGGAAGAGAGAAGTGTCTGGCAAAAAATGTGATAATGCACCTATAAATTAGCTGATATCCTATAATCTGTAAGTACTACTTTGTTGATTATTCTTCTGATGTAAGCACAAAAGGGAATAAAAATCAGCACTCACCTTATTTCAAGCACTCCTGTCTGAAATAGCAAGACCAGTCCACAAACTTTTCCATCTTTCTTTAAAGTTGTTGTCCAACAGCAACGTTTTGCATGTTTCACTTTACAAATGGCTTTATTATTTCCCTAACAAGGTCATATCAACTTAGCTTAACATAGAGAAGTTTAATAAACATtgtaagttaaaataaataagacaaaagaGGCACCTGAATCACAGATTTTGTAGAGTACAAGTGCAACGAATCCTCACAACAAAGCAAAAGAACTGAATCCAACAATCTTTCCTTAGAGCACGCAGTTTCCAAAGAGTGTTGTTCACCTTCATGTGAATCTATGCCAACTGTAGTACAGGGCATAGGTTCATTCTTGGTAGCGGCATCCTCATGGGACTCTGGCTGTGTTTCATTGGATGATTCAGAGACAGAGAAACTGACCGCTGGAGTTCAAAAAAATCTCAGAATTCTATAATACATGAAATGAATCTTTAAAGATCTCTTATTGTTTCTAGAAGAAAATAGTACTTGcctataacatacattgaaattGCAACTGATTCCTTTTTCAAGTGCCATGGGCGAGTGCTGACCATGTTACCGGTACTAACATCAATCACATTAATCTTTGCATCCTTGGTTAAGACAAACATTACTTCCCCTGCAGGGtttgttgagatttttgtttCAGAGTGCTTTGGGCTTTTGACAAGGCTATCAGTATGGGTAAGTTCTTTCCAAGTCATTGAAATGATTGGAGAGCTAGAGCTCGACACACCCTCTATCAAGAACAAAACTGATACTGAACTTGTATCAAGCActgcaacctgaaacagaaGCAATAAATTCAGGGAACCTTCTATATAAAGAAGGATGAGATTATGAGCTTATCACCAAACTCATCAAAACAGAGATGTGAAATAAAACAAGTAGATGATGTCACCTACACGACCACATTCAAATCCCACAGAAAGTTTAGCACCAGAGTCTGCAAAATTTAGTGCTTGTATTGGGGAATTAAGTAGAGAGAAAACTGCTCTACATTGAGGTCCTTTTCCACGAGGCAAAATATGAACTGTGAAACAAGTTGAACAATCTTAGTTGAGAAAATACCTAATctattattgtattttcaatATAAATGCGATAAAGATATCCACATACAAAAACTATGACATGTTTTTGCAGTAATGGGccatgtaaataaataaaacaatgcACAATGCAGAATATTCCATTGTCACTAAGAAAGAGTTGACTTGTCTTTATCTGTCTATAAGCCGACGAGTGATGATAGGGAGAACGCCAGgtgtgcatgaacagtcatgcacgcctggcttaatttttattttatttttaattttttataattaaaataataaaatattttattttattattttaaaatattaaatcagcCGGGCATGGGCACGCCCGGCATTCCCTTTATCATCACTCATAAGCCGACTGGCGAATTAAGCATGGCAAGTAACAGATTCCAAGTCTTAGTTCATAGATCTGTTCAGGAAACAGCTCCACTCTTGCTTGCAGAAGCTCCTCAGTTCAGCATAACTTTCTTATTTATCTATCAAATTCACATAGACATGTTATTTAATTGTCTTTAACGTTTTTTCTCTGTTCAAATTTAGTAAAGTGTTCTTCTAGGTTCATACTCAGAAAATGGGCATCATCTATAAATAAGTTAATTTTCAACATCATGACTTCATACCATATCCTGCAAACTTGAAACAGTTAATTTAGAAGCTCAACCAAGCAAATTTTTGGTCAACCAATCTTTCTCCTGTAAGCATTAAACAAGATAATCATTTTCAAGAAAACTTTGTTGTTTTCATATCTATTTTCATCATAAGCCATTTGTAATATTAAAGTCCCATAGTCTGTCCTATTTTAATCTTCTTATACAAAtagttttccctttttttatttttttattttttataagtaatggcATAACTCAAGCCAAAACTTGCACCATCTAGATGGGAGAATAATAATGCAACTCGTTTGGAGAACTGGAGGTGTGCCCATTAAGGATAAGGATAACTGGCATCCATAGATCACCTTCATTGTTGGTTTCTGTGACAAACTGGAGGTTTGTCCCATCTGAACAGCCTTTGAGGTCATAGAGACGAACCTATACAAGTCAATACagtaagaaaatatatattgaaacattTGACTGCCTCGAATGAAGAATTCAGTAAAGAATTCTGACCAGGCCGCATTCATTGCCAACAGCCAAACTTAAAGTGAAGAAGCAGAAGTCCAATTTTGTTACTGGAGCACTTGAACCAGCCACTTTTATACCTTGTACCTACGAATCAAATGAGAAAAGTGATATGAAAAATATGCCCTCCTTTCATATAGGGacagtataaaaaaaaatctgcggCATCCCATATCCGAATGGACCCATCAGAAGAACCAGAGGTTTGATGGAACTCTTACCTCGCCTTCTACAAGACAGATAAAAGATAATACTGGATATGTGGCATCCCATAGCCGAATGGACCCATCAGAATAACCTGCTAAATAAACTCTTTCAATCCCATTATCTTTTGTAATAGACAACTGGCTGGCTACACCTCCTGTCAAGGGCCATTTTGCAACACTTGCTGGGGTCACTGTTGAGGGAGGTTTCATAACTGAGGCTACCTAAGAGAATAGAACGAAGACAAGTTAATAATATACAAAATGAACAGGAAAATATAAGACGTGCATATATGACCCGCTTGCTCTTTACAGGATAACCTGCTAAATATGCTTTTTagaaatagaaaattattactttatttcctttttacttatcaaaaaaagaaattgaaaaatgaatgaaat
Above is a genomic segment from Corylus avellana chromosome ca9, CavTom2PMs-1.0 containing:
- the LOC132162629 gene encoding uncharacterized protein LOC132162629 isoform X2, encoding MSVLKFEAEDGKLFQLPYHISAKSISEAAGFSFPSDQPIVGVLPQPSSSGNRLLIAYQNGMIILWDVSKGQILFVGGGNDLQLKDGVVDSSSSEVDTNLPDDTLEHHLEEKEISALCWASSNGSILAVGYINGDILFWNTSCAASSKSQQVISSSNNIVKLQLSSAERRLPVIVLQWCKNQKSRNDCDGQLFIYGGDEIGSEEVLTVVTLEWSSGKLRCVGRADLTLTGSFAHMILLPNDGPIGGNHKADLFVLTNPGLLHFYDDASLSALVSQHERRPSVSAMEFPAVIPLSKPSMTVAKLCKLPTGRNSSKALLEVASVMKPPSTVTPASVAKWPLTGGVASQLSITKDNGIERVYLAGYSDGSIRLWDATYPVLSFICLVEGEVQGIKVAGSSAPVTKLDFCFFTLSLAVGNECGLVRLYDLKGCSDGTNLQFVTETNNEVHILPRGKGPQCRAVFSLLNSPIQALNFADSGAKLSVGFECGRVAVLDTSSVSVLFLIEGVSSSSSPIISMTWKELTHTDSLVKSPKHSETKISTNPAGEVMFVLTKDAKINVIDVSTGNMVSTRPWHLKKESVAISMYVIAVSFSVSESSNETQPESHEDAATKNEPMPCTTVGIDSHEGEQHSLETACSKERLLDSVLLLCCEDSLHLYSTKSVIQGNNKAICKVKHAKRCCWTTTLKKDGKVCGLVLLFQTGVLEIRSLTDLELVKESSLMSILRWNFKADMDKSMSSSDNGQIALASGCELAFISLLAGENDFRIPESLPCFHDKVLAAAADAALSFSMNQKKKQGNQPGILGGIIKGLKGGKMVHAEDFSMSPKSNFTHLEGIFLKPPFSDPSSAVTDNQEEEELNIDDIEIDEPLPMASTSSDDSKNIKREKGTEREKLFQGGTDDSKPRIRTPEEIIATYRKAGDASSVAAHAKDKLMERQEKLERISRRTEELQSGAEDFASLANELVKAMEARKWWHI
- the LOC132162629 gene encoding uncharacterized protein LOC132162629 isoform X1, which codes for MFAKRLLQKAVHHHQRKVQNGGLTSADLDPRITTHYGVPYTASILAFDPIQRLLAIGTLDGRIKVVGGDGIEGLLISPKQLPYKNIEFLQNQGYLVSISNDNDIQVWSLESRCIASCLHWASNITAFSVISGSHFMYVGDEDGLMSVLKFEAEDGKLFQLPYHISAKSISEAAGFSFPSDQPIVGVLPQPSSSGNRLLIAYQNGMIILWDVSKGQILFVGGGNDLQLKDGVVDSSSSEVDTNLPDDTLEHHLEEKEISALCWASSNGSILAVGYINGDILFWNTSCAASSKSQQVISSSNNIVKLQLSSAERRLPVIVLQWCKNQKSRNDCDGQLFIYGGDEIGSEEVLTVVTLEWSSGKLRCVGRADLTLTGSFAHMILLPNDGPIGGNHKADLFVLTNPGLLHFYDDASLSALVSQHERRPSVSAMEFPAVIPLSKPSMTVAKLCKLPTGRNSSKALLEVASVMKPPSTVTPASVAKWPLTGGVASQLSITKDNGIERVYLAGYSDGSIRLWDATYPVLSFICLVEGEVQGIKVAGSSAPVTKLDFCFFTLSLAVGNECGLVRLYDLKGCSDGTNLQFVTETNNEVHILPRGKGPQCRAVFSLLNSPIQALNFADSGAKLSVGFECGRVAVLDTSSVSVLFLIEGVSSSSSPIISMTWKELTHTDSLVKSPKHSETKISTNPAGEVMFVLTKDAKINVIDVSTGNMVSTRPWHLKKESVAISMYVIAVSFSVSESSNETQPESHEDAATKNEPMPCTTVGIDSHEGEQHSLETACSKERLLDSVLLLCCEDSLHLYSTKSVIQGNNKAICKVKHAKRCCWTTTLKKDGKVCGLVLLFQTGVLEIRSLTDLELVKESSLMSILRWNFKADMDKSMSSSDNGQIALASGCELAFISLLAGENDFRIPESLPCFHDKVLAAAADAALSFSMNQKKKQGNQPGILGGIIKGLKGGKMVHAEDFSMSPKSNFTHLEGIFLKPPFSDPSSAVTDNQEEEELNIDDIEIDEPLPMASTSSDDSKNIKREKGTEREKLFQGGTDDSKPRIRTPEEIIATYRKAGDASSVAAHAKDKLMERQEKLERISRRTEELQSGAEDFASLANELVKAMEARKWWHI
- the LOC132162629 gene encoding uncharacterized protein LOC132162629 isoform X3, producing the protein MIILWDVSKGQILFVGGGNDLQLKDGVVDSSSSEVDTNLPDDTLEHHLEEKEISALCWASSNGSILAVGYINGDILFWNTSCAASSKSQQVISSSNNIVKLQLSSAERRLPVIVLQWCKNQKSRNDCDGQLFIYGGDEIGSEEVLTVVTLEWSSGKLRCVGRADLTLTGSFAHMILLPNDGPIGGNHKADLFVLTNPGLLHFYDDASLSALVSQHERRPSVSAMEFPAVIPLSKPSMTVAKLCKLPTGRNSSKALLEVASVMKPPSTVTPASVAKWPLTGGVASQLSITKDNGIERVYLAGYSDGSIRLWDATYPVLSFICLVEGEVQGIKVAGSSAPVTKLDFCFFTLSLAVGNECGLVRLYDLKGCSDGTNLQFVTETNNEVHILPRGKGPQCRAVFSLLNSPIQALNFADSGAKLSVGFECGRVAVLDTSSVSVLFLIEGVSSSSSPIISMTWKELTHTDSLVKSPKHSETKISTNPAGEVMFVLTKDAKINVIDVSTGNMVSTRPWHLKKESVAISMYVIAVSFSVSESSNETQPESHEDAATKNEPMPCTTVGIDSHEGEQHSLETACSKERLLDSVLLLCCEDSLHLYSTKSVIQGNNKAICKVKHAKRCCWTTTLKKDGKVCGLVLLFQTGVLEIRSLTDLELVKESSLMSILRWNFKADMDKSMSSSDNGQIALASGCELAFISLLAGENDFRIPESLPCFHDKVLAAAADAALSFSMNQKKKQGNQPGILGGIIKGLKGGKMVHAEDFSMSPKSNFTHLEGIFLKPPFSDPSSAVTDNQEEEELNIDDIEIDEPLPMASTSSDDSKNIKREKGTEREKLFQGGTDDSKPRIRTPEEIIATYRKAGDASSVAAHAKDKLMERQEKLERISRRTEELQSGAEDFASLANELVKAMEARKWWHI